Within Enterobacter sp. RHBSTW-00175, the genomic segment GCTGGCATTAACCGCCTTCAACCTGTCAACGGCACTCCCGCGAGGGCAGTGGGGCGCTGCGCTGACTGCGCCAGACATCGACAATATTCAGCAAATGCTCTTCCACTACAGCCTGTTGCCGCGTCTGGCCATTTCGCTGTTGGTGGGGGCAGGGCTGGGGCTGGTGGGCGTCTTATTCCAGCAGGTCTTGCGTAACCCACTGGCAGAGCCAACCACGCTTGGCGTGGCGACTGGTGCCCAGCTTGGGATCACCATTACGACACTGTGGGCGTTGCCCGGCGCGCTAACCTCGCAGTTTGCAGCACTGGCAGGTGCATGTGTGGTGGGTGCGCTGGTCTTTGGCGTGGCCTGGGGGAAACGTCTTTCACCGGTTACGTTGATCCTGGCCGGGCTGGTGGTCAGCCTTTACTGTGGGGCGATTAATCAGCTGCTGGTACTGTTCCATCACGACCAGCTGCAAAGCATGTTCTTGTGGAGTACCGGAACCCTCACCCAGACTGACTGGAGCGTTGTTGAGCGCCTGTGGCCGCAGCTGACTGGTGGTGTGCTGCTGACCCTGCTGCTGCTGCGTCCGTTAACGCTGATGGGACTGGATGACGGCGTGGCGCGCAACCTGGGCCTGGCGTTATCGCTGGCGCGTCTGGCGGCACTGACGCTGGCGATTGTGCTCAGCGCGTTGCTGGTCAATGCGGTAGGGATTATCGGTTTTATCGGGCTATTTGCGCCGCTACTGGCGAAAATGCTCGGCGCGCGGCGTCTGCTGGCGCGTCTGATGCTGGCCCCACTGATTGGTGCGCTGATCCTCTGGCTTTCCGATCAAATTATTCTCTGGCTGGCGCGCGTCTGGATGGAAGTGTCCACCGGTTCGGTGACGGCGCTTATCGGCGCGCCGCTGTTGCTGTGGCTGCTGCCGCGCTTGCGAAGCATCAGCGCCCCGGCAATGGATGCGGGCGATAAAGTGTATGCTGAGCGTCAATCGGTGCTGTGGTTTAGCCTGGTGGGCCTGGCCGTGCTGCTGCTGGCTTCCTTTGCAGCGCTCTCTTTGGGGCGCGGTGCAACCGGCTGGCACTGGGCTACCGGTGATTTGCTCAATGAATTGCTGCAATGGCGCTGGCCGCGGATCTTCGCGGCGCTTATTGCAGGAGTGATGCTGGCTGTCGCGGGGTGCATTATCCAGCGTCTGACGGGTAACCCGATGGCAAGCCCGGAAGTGCTCGGTATCAGCTCTGGCGCAGCGTTTGGTGTGGTGCTGATGCTGTTCCTGGTGCCGGGGAATGCATTCGGCTGGTTAATGCCAGCGGGGAGTATTGGCGCAGCAGCCACGCTGCTGGTCATTCTGGTCGCTTCGGGGCGTGGAGGATTTTCTCCTCACCGCATGTTGCTTGCCGGGATGGCGCTCAGCACCGCGTTTACGATGCTGCTGATGATGCTACAGGCGAGCGGCGATCCGCGTATGGCGAAGATCCTGACCTGGATTTCCGGTTCGACCTATAGCGCCACTGGCAGCCAGGTGGTTCACACCGGGCTGGTCATGATTGTGCTGCTGGCAATTGTACCGCTGTGTCGCCGCTGGATGACCATTCTGCCACTGGGCGGTGAAGCCGCCCGTGCGGTGGGGATGGCGCTGACGCCTGCGCGCGTGGCTCTGCTGCTGTTGGCAGCATGTCTGACGGCAACAGCCACCATGACCATTGGTCCATTGAGTTTCGTGGGATTAATGGCGCCGCATATCGCCAGAATGATGGGGTTTCGCAGGACAATGCCGCATATTGTGATGTCTGCTCTCACTGGTGGGGTGATGCTGGTCTTTGCGGACTGGTGCGGCAGGATGGTGCTGTTTCCGTATCAGATCCCGGCAGGACTGCTTTCCACCTTTATCGGTGCGCCGTACTTTATTTATCTGCTGAGAAAGCAGAGTCGGTAGGATGTGTTTCACCCTCTCCCTGTGGGAGAGGGTATCAGGCCGCATATAATTACAACTTCGCAAACACCTTACGTGCTGCGTCGATGGTGTTGTTGATATCTTCTTTGCTGTGCGCCACAGAC encodes:
- the fhuB gene encoding Fe(3+)-hydroxamate ABC transporter permease FhuB, encoding MSSRIARFPALLLTVIFLVALALTAFNLSTALPRGQWGAALTAPDIDNIQQMLFHYSLLPRLAISLLVGAGLGLVGVLFQQVLRNPLAEPTTLGVATGAQLGITITTLWALPGALTSQFAALAGACVVGALVFGVAWGKRLSPVTLILAGLVVSLYCGAINQLLVLFHHDQLQSMFLWSTGTLTQTDWSVVERLWPQLTGGVLLTLLLLRPLTLMGLDDGVARNLGLALSLARLAALTLAIVLSALLVNAVGIIGFIGLFAPLLAKMLGARRLLARLMLAPLIGALILWLSDQIILWLARVWMEVSTGSVTALIGAPLLLWLLPRLRSISAPAMDAGDKVYAERQSVLWFSLVGLAVLLLASFAALSLGRGATGWHWATGDLLNELLQWRWPRIFAALIAGVMLAVAGCIIQRLTGNPMASPEVLGISSGAAFGVVLMLFLVPGNAFGWLMPAGSIGAAATLLVILVASGRGGFSPHRMLLAGMALSTAFTMLLMMLQASGDPRMAKILTWISGSTYSATGSQVVHTGLVMIVLLAIVPLCRRWMTILPLGGEAARAVGMALTPARVALLLLAACLTATATMTIGPLSFVGLMAPHIARMMGFRRTMPHIVMSALTGGVMLVFADWCGRMVLFPYQIPAGLLSTFIGAPYFIYLLRKQSR